The sequence below is a genomic window from Flavobacteriales bacterium.
ATATCTTTAACGGTACGATCTTGTGGACAACATCTCGTATCGTCTCAAGAGTTCGCCTGTTCACACTTTGTCTTGTTGTCGATGCATGTGCCCCAATGCACAGATCCTGCGTTTCCAGAAATCTTCAAATCATGGCCTTCATAAAGATCAATAAGGCGTTCGTATATTGGAAGATTTTCTAATGTGAGATTAACTGTTATGCCAGCCTTAGGGATTGTAATTGGGCCGTAATTATCTTCATTCCAGCCATAAGTGTTGTTTCTCGGAAATACACGAGGATTACCTTCGTTTTCTTTTTTACACCATCGTCTCATTTCTTTAACCATGGTCATTTTTTCTACAATCGATTTTGTTTGTGAAGTAAGAGCCATTCGGTGGTCTCCATAGTCGCTAATTCTTCTGTGATCGGTAATATCGTGTTTCCTTAAGATTTTAGTGTTAAAATCATTTCCATCCGTTTTTAAGAAGTAGTTGTACTGCATGTCTTCCGGCTCTTCTGCCTTTACTCCATTAATATGAACGACACCATTAATTATTTGTAGTTCGTCATTTGGAATAGCAATACATCTTTTGATGTAATTTTCCCTTTTGTCCGGCGGTCTAACTATAATCTCAGAACCTGGATTATTCCAAACAGCAC
It includes:
- the lepB gene encoding signal peptidase I, producing MFFKKKGKKNIKPKGPIREWLDAVVFAVIAATLIRMLLVEAFTIPTSSMEKSLLRGDYLFVSKLHYGPKTPNTPLSFPFAHHTLPVFNTKSYLEWINLPYFRLPGFADIANNDVVVFNFPEGDTVATFDPNSSYYDLVLNYGRSAVWNNPGSEIIVRPPDKRENYIKRCIAIPNDELQIINGVVHINGVKAEEPEDMQYNYFLKTDGNDFNTKILRKHDITDHRRISDYGDHRMALTSQTKSIVEKMTMVKEMRRWCKKENEGNPRVFPRNNTYGWNEDNYGPITIPKAGITVNLTLENLPIYERLIDLYEGHDLKISGNAGSVHWGTCIDNKTKCEQANS